One Brachybacterium kimchii genomic window carries:
- the purM gene encoding phosphoribosylformylglycinamidine cyclo-ligase produces MTTTPETPALTYAEAGVDTAAGDKAVELMKAAVSATHGSEVLGGVGAFAGLVDVSALKAYERPLLASSTDGVGTKIAIARALDVHDTIGQDLVGMVVDDIVVVGARPLAMTDYIACGKVVPERIADIVRGIAEGCRLAGCALVGGETAEHPGLMAPEDYDVAGAAVGVVEASAMLGAHRVRLGDRIIGMDSSGLHSNGYSLVRAVIEAAGLGLDAEIPELGRTLGAELLEPTRIYTGDLLALLDDAAGAGVHALSHVTGGGLAANLARVLPEGMTAVVDRGSWRPGAIFERVSTWGGVPLHDLEATLNMGIGMVAAVAPEKADAAIGLLESRGLPSRVIGEVVAGEEAPRPTGQDVLVSGAKGVDGGGVLLTGMHEGWS; encoded by the coding sequence ATGACGACCACTCCCGAAACCCCCGCGCTCACCTACGCCGAGGCGGGCGTCGACACCGCCGCGGGGGACAAGGCCGTCGAGCTCATGAAGGCCGCCGTCTCCGCGACCCACGGCTCCGAGGTGCTCGGAGGCGTGGGCGCCTTCGCCGGTCTCGTCGACGTCAGCGCCCTCAAGGCCTACGAGCGTCCGCTGCTCGCGTCGTCCACCGACGGCGTGGGCACGAAGATCGCGATCGCCAGGGCCCTCGACGTGCACGACACCATCGGCCAGGACCTCGTGGGCATGGTCGTCGACGACATCGTCGTGGTCGGGGCGAGGCCACTGGCCATGACCGACTACATCGCCTGCGGGAAGGTCGTGCCCGAGCGGATCGCCGACATCGTCCGCGGCATCGCCGAGGGCTGCCGCCTGGCCGGCTGCGCGCTCGTGGGCGGGGAGACCGCCGAGCACCCCGGCCTGATGGCTCCCGAGGACTACGACGTGGCGGGTGCCGCCGTGGGCGTCGTCGAGGCGTCGGCGATGCTCGGTGCGCACCGCGTGCGCCTCGGCGACCGGATCATCGGCATGGACTCCTCGGGCCTGCACTCCAACGGCTACTCGCTCGTGCGCGCGGTCATCGAGGCCGCGGGGCTGGGACTCGACGCCGAGATCCCCGAGCTCGGCCGCACGCTCGGCGCGGAGCTGCTCGAGCCCACCCGCATCTATACCGGGGACCTGCTGGCGCTCCTCGACGACGCGGCCGGCGCGGGCGTGCACGCGCTCAGCCACGTCACCGGCGGCGGGCTCGCCGCGAACCTCGCGCGCGTGCTTCCCGAGGGCATGACCGCCGTCGTGGACCGCGGATCCTGGCGGCCCGGAGCGATCTTCGAGCGCGTGAGCACCTGGGGCGGAGTTCCCCTGCACGATCTCGAGGCCACGCTGAACATGGGCATCGGCATGGTCGCGGCCGTCGCGCCCGAGAAGGCCGACGCCGCCATCGGCCTCCTCGAGTCCCGGGGTCTGCCCTCCCGCGTGATCGGGGAGGTCGTCGCGGGCGAGGAGGCTCCGCGGCCCACGGGCCAGGACGTCCTCGTCTCCGGCGCGAAGGGCGTCGACGGGGGAGGCGTGCTGCTGACCGGCATGCACGAGGGCTGGTCCTGA
- the sucD gene encoding succinate--CoA ligase subunit alpha: MSIFLDENSKVIVQGMTGSEGMKHSQRMLDSGTNVVGGVNPRKAGQTVSFEGGHEVPVFGSVAEAMEATGANVSVVFVPPKFAKSAAIEAIDAAMPLLVVITEGIPVKDSAEFFNYAKDKGTTRVIGPNCPGLISPGKSNAGITPANITGPGKLGLVSKSGTLTYQMMYELADLGFTTCIGIGGDPVIGTTHIDALEAFENDPDTVGVVMIGEIGGDAEERAAAYIKDNMSKPVVGYVAGFTAPEGKTMGHAGAIVSGSAGTAQAKKEALEAAGVKVGKTPTETADLMREIISAQA; encoded by the coding sequence ATGTCGATCTTCCTCGATGAGAACAGCAAGGTCATCGTTCAGGGCATGACGGGCTCGGAGGGCATGAAGCACTCCCAGCGCATGCTCGACTCCGGCACGAACGTCGTCGGCGGCGTGAACCCTCGCAAGGCCGGTCAGACCGTGTCCTTCGAGGGCGGCCACGAGGTCCCCGTCTTCGGATCCGTCGCGGAGGCCATGGAGGCCACCGGCGCGAACGTCTCGGTGGTCTTCGTGCCGCCGAAGTTCGCCAAGTCGGCCGCGATCGAGGCCATCGACGCCGCGATGCCGCTGCTCGTGGTCATCACCGAGGGCATCCCGGTGAAGGACTCCGCGGAGTTCTTCAACTACGCGAAGGACAAGGGCACCACCCGGGTCATCGGCCCGAACTGCCCGGGCCTGATCAGCCCCGGGAAGTCCAACGCGGGCATCACCCCGGCGAACATCACCGGTCCCGGCAAGCTGGGCCTGGTCTCGAAGTCGGGCACGCTGACCTACCAGATGATGTACGAGCTGGCCGACCTCGGCTTCACCACGTGCATCGGCATCGGCGGCGACCCGGTCATCGGCACCACCCACATCGACGCGCTCGAGGCGTTCGAGAACGACCCCGACACCGTGGGCGTGGTGATGATCGGCGAGATCGGCGGCGACGCCGAGGAGCGTGCGGCCGCGTACATCAAGGACAACATGTCCAAGCCGGTGGTCGGCTACGTCGCGGGCTTCACGGCCCCCGAGGGCAAGACCATGGGCCACGCGGGCGCAATCGTGTCCGGCTCCGCCGGCACCGCGCAGGCGAAGAAGGAGGCCCTCGAGGCCGCGGGCGTGAAGGTCGGCAAGACCCCGACCGAGACGGCCGACCTCATGCGCGAGATCATCTCGGCGCAGGCCTGA
- a CDS encoding BldC family transcriptional regulator: protein MESSSSYTALLTPAEVARLFRVDPKTVTRWAQSGKLSPLRTLGGHRRYRREEVERLLTESTGEEAR from the coding sequence ATGGAGAGCTCGTCGTCCTACACGGCACTTCTCACCCCCGCTGAGGTCGCCCGGCTCTTCCGGGTCGACCCGAAGACGGTGACGCGTTGGGCGCAGTCGGGCAAGCTCTCACCTCTGCGCACGCTCGGCGGCCACCGCCGCTACCGGCGCGAAGAGGTCGAGAGGCTCCTGACCGAGAGCACGGGTGAAGAGGCCCGCTGA
- a CDS encoding UvrD-helicase domain-containing protein — translation MSSLFDDMSLPESFRRLSGVRVDPDAPDAPQAPDASPSDDELPPPPEDDAPPPEDEGEPEGAWAPAAEPAAPSAAPRGPLPDVSDLVEGLNPPQREAVEHRGSPLLIVAGAGSGKTRVLTRRIAHLLRTGEALPGEILAITFTNKAAAEMRERVEELVGPAGRGMWVSTFHSACVRILRREHAAAGLKSSFTIYDSADSLRLITNIAKDFGLDTKKNPPRGIASKISSLKNELVDPIDYADQAESAKNPFEKSIAQVFTAYTERLRQANAVDFDDLIGLTVEVLRENPAVRETYRRRFRHVLVDEYQDTNHAQYSLVRELVGDDPRADLTVVGDSDQSIYAFRGATIRNIVEFEQDFPSARTIVLEQNYRSTQNVLSAANAVIEENQGRRKKNLWTDQGEGEQITLYVADDEQAEARYIGRQIDSLVDSGRRASDIAIFYRANAQSRALEDQLIRVGLPYKVVGGTRFYERREIKDAIAYLQVLANPDDEINLRRILNVPKRGIGDRAEAAIALLAEQDRISFGDALRRAEEAPGIATRSLNSVRTFVSMLDDLRELYASGTGPAELVEQVLQRSGYYAELQNSDDPQDESRLENLAELVGVASEFEAQMEAAAAAASEFEDDADDSVDGTAGDGAAGDGSEGGGTASDAPGDGSDGSALPATDDPEAPLLDQFLEKVSLVADADQIPGQEDQFVTLMTLHTAKGLEFPVVFLTGLEDGTFPHQRTLADPDQLEEERRLAYVGITRAREKLYLTRAQMRATWGAPQFFPGSRFLDEIPEAVLDVARAGSSLSGMGYAGSGGYGSGGFGGGGYGGGRGGSSRGPSFSGGAGGGRRDVARPSFGSGRGARSAADMPSLVVGDRVTHDTFGMGTVSEVTGQDEKTQVEVQFKAPHGTKRLLLRYAPLTKL, via the coding sequence ATGAGCTCTCTGTTCGACGACATGTCCCTGCCCGAGTCCTTCCGCCGCCTGAGCGGGGTGCGGGTGGACCCCGACGCGCCCGACGCGCCCCAGGCGCCCGATGCCTCGCCGTCGGACGACGAGCTGCCCCCGCCCCCGGAGGACGACGCCCCTCCGCCCGAGGACGAGGGCGAGCCCGAGGGGGCCTGGGCCCCCGCCGCCGAGCCCGCGGCGCCGTCGGCCGCTCCGCGCGGCCCCCTCCCCGATGTCTCCGATCTCGTCGAGGGCCTCAACCCTCCCCAGCGCGAGGCCGTCGAGCACCGCGGCAGCCCGCTGCTGATCGTCGCGGGCGCCGGCTCGGGCAAGACCCGCGTGCTCACGCGCCGGATCGCCCATCTGCTGCGCACGGGGGAGGCGCTGCCCGGCGAGATCCTCGCGATCACCTTCACGAACAAGGCCGCCGCCGAGATGCGGGAGAGGGTCGAGGAGCTCGTCGGCCCCGCGGGCCGCGGCATGTGGGTCTCGACCTTCCACTCCGCCTGCGTGAGGATCCTGCGCCGCGAGCATGCGGCCGCCGGTCTCAAGAGCTCCTTCACGATCTACGACTCGGCGGATTCGCTGCGGCTGATCACGAACATCGCCAAGGACTTCGGGCTGGACACGAAGAAGAACCCGCCCCGCGGGATCGCCTCGAAGATCAGCTCGCTCAAGAACGAGCTCGTCGACCCCATCGACTATGCCGATCAGGCGGAGAGCGCGAAGAACCCGTTCGAGAAATCCATCGCCCAGGTGTTCACCGCCTACACCGAGCGCCTGCGTCAGGCCAACGCGGTGGACTTCGACGACCTCATCGGCCTCACCGTCGAGGTGCTGCGCGAGAACCCCGCCGTGCGGGAGACCTACCGTCGGCGCTTCCGCCACGTGCTCGTGGACGAGTACCAGGACACCAACCATGCGCAGTACTCCCTGGTGCGCGAGCTCGTGGGGGACGACCCGCGCGCGGACCTCACCGTGGTGGGCGACTCCGACCAGTCGATCTACGCCTTCCGCGGGGCGACCATCCGCAACATCGTCGAGTTCGAGCAGGACTTCCCCTCGGCCCGCACGATCGTGCTCGAGCAGAACTACCGCTCCACCCAGAACGTCCTGAGCGCCGCGAACGCGGTGATCGAGGAGAACCAGGGCCGGCGCAAGAAGAACCTGTGGACCGACCAGGGCGAGGGCGAGCAGATCACCCTCTACGTCGCCGACGACGAGCAGGCCGAGGCCCGCTACATCGGCCGGCAGATCGACTCCCTCGTGGACAGCGGCCGCCGCGCGAGCGACATCGCGATCTTCTACCGCGCCAACGCGCAGTCCCGCGCCCTCGAGGACCAGCTGATCCGGGTGGGCCTGCCCTACAAGGTGGTCGGCGGCACCCGCTTCTACGAGCGGCGCGAGATCAAGGACGCGATCGCCTACCTGCAGGTGCTCGCCAACCCCGACGACGAGATCAACCTGCGCCGCATCCTCAACGTCCCCAAGCGCGGCATCGGCGACCGGGCCGAGGCCGCGATCGCCCTGCTCGCCGAGCAGGATCGCATCAGCTTCGGCGACGCCCTGCGCAGGGCCGAGGAGGCCCCCGGCATCGCCACCCGCTCCCTGAACTCGGTGCGCACCTTCGTCTCGATGCTCGATGACCTGCGGGAGCTGTATGCGAGCGGGACCGGTCCGGCGGAGCTCGTCGAACAGGTCCTCCAGCGCTCGGGCTACTACGCCGAGCTGCAGAACAGCGACGATCCGCAGGACGAGTCGCGGCTGGAGAACCTTGCCGAGCTCGTGGGCGTGGCCAGTGAGTTCGAGGCCCAGATGGAGGCCGCCGCGGCCGCCGCGAGCGAGTTCGAGGACGACGCGGACGACTCCGTCGACGGCACGGCAGGCGACGGCGCGGCGGGCGACGGCTCGGAGGGCGGCGGCACCGCCTCCGACGCGCCCGGCGACGGCTCCGACGGCTCGGCCCTGCCGGCGACCGACGACCCCGAGGCGCCGCTGCTGGATCAGTTCCTCGAGAAGGTCTCCCTGGTGGCCGACGCCGATCAGATCCCCGGGCAGGAGGACCAGTTCGTCACCCTGATGACGCTGCACACCGCCAAGGGCCTCGAGTTCCCGGTCGTCTTCCTCACCGGGCTCGAGGACGGCACCTTCCCGCACCAGCGCACCCTCGCCGACCCCGATCAGCTCGAGGAGGAGCGGCGCCTGGCCTACGTGGGCATCACCCGCGCCCGCGAGAAGCTCTACCTCACGCGCGCCCAGATGCGCGCGACCTGGGGCGCTCCGCAGTTCTTCCCCGGCAGCCGCTTCCTCGACGAGATCCCCGAGGCGGTGCTCGACGTCGCGCGCGCGGGCTCCTCCCTCTCGGGCATGGGGTACGCGGGATCCGGCGGCTACGGGAGCGGCGGCTTCGGGGGAGGCGGCTACGGAGGCGGTCGCGGCGGCTCCTCGCGCGGACCGTCCTTCAGCGGCGGTGCGGGCGGCGGCCGACGGGACGTCGCGCGCCCGTCGTTCGGCTCCGGCCGCGGCGCGAGGTCCGCGGCGGACATGCCCTCGCTCGTCGTCGGGGACCGCGTCACCCACGACACCTTCGGCATGGGCACCGTCAGCGAGGTCACCGGACAGGACGAGAAGACCCAGGTCGAGGTCCAGTTCAAGGCGCCCCACGGTACCAAGCGCCTGCTGCTGCGCTACGCCCCGCTGACGAAGCTGTGA
- a CDS encoding DUF3073 domain-containing protein, protein MGRGRQKAKQTKVARDLKYYSPPTDLSALQRELQSHRSADTEYEAPESDTDDADWAEDGPASTASRRR, encoded by the coding sequence ATGGGTCGTGGCCGACAGAAAGCCAAGCAGACCAAGGTGGCACGGGACCTCAAGTACTACAGCCCGCCGACGGACCTCTCCGCCCTCCAGCGCGAGCTCCAGTCCCATCGTTCGGCCGACACCGAGTACGAGGCGCCCGAGAGCGACACCGACGACGCCGATTGGGCGGAGGACGGACCGGCCTCCACGGCCTCCCGCCGCCGCTGA
- a CDS encoding lysylphosphatidylglycerol synthase transmembrane domain-containing protein, with amino-acid sequence MAPDDPADHPGDPSTPPPPPPGASSAPASAGADGLLASLLGLTRSDRPSPVRLVLAACSLALLVVLLVWLLPRALHLDPAQILDALAAVPTPVLLAALVLGVLAVLLEALGARAALPGAPVGAVVSAQAAAGATALAVPGGSLLGIALTGAVLRRRGTPMRTVLTGIAAFSAADLLLGGIVIPLAALASYAALGVRHDLPGTLGATIVAALGVVLTMAVLVVLAHRPTTVRILDALAPTIRTVLALTGRGGDAQDEAQATAEKHPAALALEARDRVARILRRRWAGILVPMLAARAAQCAVLWIAADALTSGIGPLPLLGVFLIGRALSLVPVTPGGGGITETAVALLLTALGSAPAASGAIALVLGGATWAVPLVLGGALGARELVRRRG; translated from the coding sequence ATGGCGCCCGATGACCCCGCTGACCACCCCGGGGACCCGTCGACCCCGCCTCCTCCTCCCCCGGGCGCGTCCTCCGCGCCGGCGTCAGCCGGGGCCGACGGCCTGCTCGCGAGTCTGCTGGGCCTCACGCGCTCCGATCGTCCCTCCCCGGTCCGCCTGGTGCTCGCCGCGTGCTCGCTCGCGCTGCTGGTGGTGCTGCTCGTCTGGCTGCTGCCGCGCGCCCTGCACCTCGACCCGGCGCAGATCCTCGATGCGCTCGCCGCAGTGCCGACGCCCGTGCTCCTCGCTGCGCTCGTGCTCGGCGTGCTCGCGGTGCTCCTCGAGGCCCTCGGGGCGCGCGCGGCGCTGCCCGGTGCGCCGGTCGGCGCGGTCGTGAGCGCGCAGGCGGCCGCCGGGGCCACCGCGCTCGCGGTGCCGGGCGGATCCCTGCTGGGGATCGCGCTCACGGGCGCGGTGCTGCGCCGGCGCGGCACGCCGATGCGCACGGTCCTCACCGGGATCGCCGCGTTCTCCGCGGCGGACCTCCTGCTGGGCGGCATCGTCATCCCGCTCGCGGCGCTCGCCTCCTACGCCGCGCTGGGCGTGCGCCACGACCTCCCGGGCACGCTCGGGGCGACGATCGTCGCGGCTCTGGGCGTCGTGCTCACCATGGCCGTGCTCGTGGTCCTCGCACATCGGCCGACGACCGTGCGGATCCTCGACGCCCTCGCCCCCACGATCCGCACCGTGCTCGCGCTCACGGGGCGCGGCGGGGACGCGCAGGACGAGGCGCAGGCGACCGCCGAGAAGCACCCTGCCGCACTCGCGCTGGAGGCGCGAGATCGCGTCGCGCGGATCCTGCGGCGGCGCTGGGCGGGGATCCTCGTCCCGATGCTCGCGGCGCGCGCGGCGCAGTGCGCCGTGCTCTGGATCGCTGCCGACGCCCTCACGAGCGGGATCGGCCCCCTCCCGCTGCTCGGGGTCTTCCTCATCGGTCGGGCCCTCTCGCTCGTTCCCGTCACGCCCGGCGGGGGCGGCATCACGGAGACGGCCGTCGCCCTGCTGCTCACTGCGCTCGGCTCCGCGCCCGCGGCGTCCGGCGCGATCGCCCTCGTGCTCGGGGGCGCGACCTGGGCCGTCCCCCTCGTCCTCGGCGGTGCGCTCGGGGCCCGGGAGCTCGTGCGCCGACGCGGATGA
- a CDS encoding metal-dependent transcriptional regulator, with protein sequence MSSDLVDTTEMYLKTVFELHEAGIPPMRARIADRLGHSGPTVSQTVARMERDGLLHLDDERRIMLTDKGQAIATDVMRKHRLAERHLIEQVGLPFELVHEEACRWEHVMSREVETRIAQQIVAPFIDPYGNPIPGLAELGIDTSDETGVTPEGQDSASWHGTLDRALGGSGSLELRLRRIGETAQTDVELLRDLAGHGILPGETFRAERTQSGFRLQGDGAEPIIIDEDTAGQLVVTPAAAE encoded by the coding sequence ATGAGCAGCGATCTTGTCGACACCACGGAGATGTATCTCAAGACGGTGTTCGAGCTTCATGAGGCGGGCATCCCCCCGATGCGCGCCCGGATCGCGGATCGGCTCGGGCACTCGGGGCCGACGGTCTCGCAGACCGTCGCCCGCATGGAGCGCGACGGCCTCCTGCACCTGGACGACGAGCGCCGCATCATGCTCACCGACAAGGGGCAGGCCATCGCGACTGACGTGATGCGCAAGCACCGTCTGGCGGAGCGCCACCTCATCGAGCAGGTCGGGCTGCCCTTCGAGCTGGTCCACGAGGAGGCCTGCCGCTGGGAGCACGTCATGAGCCGCGAGGTCGAGACGCGCATCGCCCAGCAGATCGTCGCGCCCTTCATCGATCCCTACGGCAACCCCATCCCGGGTCTCGCCGAGCTCGGGATCGACACGTCCGACGAGACCGGCGTCACCCCCGAAGGTCAAGATTCGGCAAGCTGGCACGGCACCCTCGACCGCGCGCTGGGCGGCTCCGGGTCGCTCGAGCTGCGCCTGCGCAGGATCGGCGAGACGGCGCAGACCGATGTCGAGCTGCTGCGCGATCTCGCTGGTCACGGCATTCTCCCCGGTGAGACGTTCCGGGCCGAGCGGACGCAGTCCGGTTTCCGGCTGCAGGGCGACGGCGCGGAGCCGATCATCATCGACGAGGACACCGCCGGTCAGCTCGTGGTGACTCCCGCGGCGGCCGAGTAA
- a CDS encoding C40 family peptidase, producing the protein MSKTAMNTHRRAMRPVTPAVRAGRTAAGAAIAATMLFGGSAAATADGSNQADGAAQAQGIAAPAVVPAVDAKPSQIQTLKDGDEPSSSGAVPESYTVDGEIDTESAAQAEAKARKAEEKKAAAERAEQEAEEKAAADRAAQDDQAQDDQSQDQQDDQSQESASSQSTSSRSSHSSSSSSSSSSSSSSSSKKSSSSSEKKSSAPAASSASGNGILSTARSGIGTPYVFGGTSTSGWDCSGFTQWVYAQNGISIPRTDSAQAAGGRVISKSEARPGDLMRKPGHVAIYAGGDMLIDAGNKRVGTTERHIYSGSWTYVTYTH; encoded by the coding sequence GTGTCGAAGACTGCGATGAACACGCACCGCCGAGCCATGCGCCCGGTGACGCCGGCCGTCCGCGCCGGCCGCACCGCCGCCGGCGCTGCGATCGCCGCCACCATGCTGTTCGGCGGGTCCGCCGCCGCGACGGCCGACGGGTCGAACCAGGCCGATGGTGCCGCGCAGGCCCAGGGGATCGCCGCCCCGGCCGTGGTGCCCGCGGTTGACGCGAAGCCCTCGCAGATCCAGACCCTCAAGGACGGCGACGAGCCTTCGTCGTCCGGTGCTGTTCCCGAGTCTTACACGGTCGACGGTGAGATCGACACCGAGTCCGCCGCCCAGGCCGAGGCGAAGGCCCGCAAGGCCGAGGAGAAGAAGGCCGCCGCCGAGCGCGCCGAGCAGGAGGCCGAGGAGAAGGCCGCCGCCGACCGGGCCGCTCAGGACGATCAGGCGCAGGACGATCAGTCCCAGGACCAGCAGGACGACCAGTCGCAGGAGAGCGCCTCCTCGCAGTCGACCTCGAGCCGCTCCTCGCACTCGAGCTCCTCCAGCTCGAGCTCGTCCTCCTCCAGCAGCTCCTCCTCCAAGAAGTCCTCGAGCTCCTCGGAGAAGAAGTCCAGCGCCCCCGCCGCTTCCAGCGCCTCGGGCAACGGCATCCTCTCCACGGCCCGCAGCGGCATCGGCACCCCGTACGTGTTCGGCGGGACCAGCACGAGCGGCTGGGACTGCTCGGGCTTCACCCAGTGGGTCTACGCGCAGAACGGCATCAGCATCCCCCGCACCGACTCGGCCCAGGCCGCCGGCGGTCGCGTGATCTCCAAGTCCGAGGCGCGCCCCGGCGACCTCATGCGCAAGCCCGGCCACGTGGCCATCTACGCGGGCGGCGACATGCTGATCGACGCCGGCAACAAGCGCGTGGGCACGACCGAGCGCCACATCTACTCGGGCTCCTGGACGTACGTCACGTACACCCACTGA
- the sucC gene encoding ADP-forming succinate--CoA ligase subunit beta — protein MDLFEYQARDLFEKHGVPVLPGIVAEDPQAAKAAAETIGTPVVVVKAQVKVGGRGKAGGVKIAKSPEEAEQKASEILGMDIKGHTVHRVMIAGGADIASEYYFSLLLDRANRNYLAMCSVEGGMEIEQLAVERPDALARVAVDPNTGIDEAKAKEIVEAAGFDAETGAKVVPVLQKLWDVYSAEDATLVEVNPLVQTGSGEIVALDGKVTLDDNAQFRHEEHAGLVDTASEDPLEAKAKALDLNYVKLDGEVGIIGNGAGLVMSTLDVVAYAGESHGVKPANFLDIGGGASAEVMANGLDVILGDQQVSAVFVNVFGGITACDAVANGIVGALQKLGDAATKPLVVRLDGNNVEEGRKILADFAHPLVTQADTMDGGAAKVAELAAGK, from the coding sequence GTGGACCTGTTCGAGTACCAGGCCCGCGATCTCTTCGAGAAGCACGGCGTCCCCGTGCTGCCCGGAATCGTCGCGGAGGACCCACAGGCCGCCAAGGCCGCCGCTGAGACCATCGGCACCCCGGTCGTGGTCGTCAAGGCCCAGGTGAAGGTCGGAGGCCGCGGCAAGGCCGGCGGCGTGAAGATCGCGAAGTCCCCCGAGGAGGCGGAGCAGAAGGCCTCCGAGATCCTCGGCATGGACATCAAGGGCCACACCGTGCACCGCGTGATGATCGCGGGCGGCGCGGACATCGCCTCCGAGTACTACTTCTCCCTGCTGCTGGATCGCGCCAACCGCAACTACCTGGCCATGTGCTCGGTCGAGGGCGGCATGGAGATCGAGCAGCTGGCCGTCGAGCGCCCGGACGCGCTCGCGCGGGTGGCCGTCGACCCCAACACCGGGATCGACGAGGCGAAGGCGAAGGAGATCGTCGAGGCCGCGGGCTTCGACGCGGAGACCGGCGCCAAGGTCGTCCCGGTGCTGCAGAAGCTCTGGGACGTCTACAGCGCCGAGGACGCGACCCTCGTCGAGGTGAACCCGCTCGTCCAGACGGGGTCCGGCGAGATCGTCGCCCTGGACGGCAAGGTCACCCTCGACGACAACGCGCAGTTCCGCCACGAGGAGCACGCGGGCCTCGTGGACACGGCCTCCGAGGACCCGCTCGAGGCGAAGGCCAAGGCCCTCGACCTCAACTACGTCAAGCTCGACGGCGAGGTCGGCATCATCGGCAACGGCGCGGGCCTGGTCATGTCGACGCTGGACGTCGTCGCCTACGCGGGCGAGTCGCACGGCGTGAAGCCCGCGAACTTCCTGGACATCGGCGGCGGCGCGAGCGCCGAGGTCATGGCCAACGGTCTGGACGTCATCCTCGGCGACCAGCAGGTCTCCGCGGTCTTCGTCAACGTGTTCGGCGGCATCACCGCGTGCGACGCGGTGGCCAACGGCATCGTCGGCGCCCTGCAGAAGCTGGGCGACGCCGCGACGAAGCCGCTCGTGGTCCGCCTCGACGGCAACAACGTCGAGGAGGGGCGGAAGATCCTCGCGGACTTCGCGCACCCGCTCGTCACCCAGGCCGACACCATGGACGGCGGAGCGGCCAAGGTCGCCGAGCTCGCCGCAGGAAAGTGA
- a CDS encoding YncE family protein: MSPRNRRSTRLAGLHAEADPRRPAVLPLLTALLCLALVIAIVGLVEHRRGATTGDGDLLGGSSGGPSDPAEGVPTASARVLDGPSSGTRMSDRQRITGDITPKSVVASGHGHVLANNMLYSHSVTLYDAADRSLAATVPDTVDMSALGFPQYPGTSTGAPVEAAWTADGRYAYVSQYQMTGEGHGASGNDDCRHGDATGASALLRLDVATMSWDQAIEVGRVPKFVALSPDGSLALVSNWCDRTVSVVDLETAEVTAEIPVDSAPRGIVVLPDNETAYVTAMYADELFRLDIPAGTSELVRETGRKPRHLVLSPDATRMYLTEAGSDRLLELDTASGEMLREAPTGREPRSMDISPDGTALYVVNYYEDSVSKFDVDSFTEVQRESVGRNPVGVAYEPTTASVWVANYAGSIDVFDDSGQG, encoded by the coding sequence ATGAGCCCGCGGAACCGGCGATCGACGAGGCTCGCCGGCCTGCACGCGGAGGCGGATCCCCGTCGGCCCGCCGTCCTCCCCCTCCTCACGGCACTGCTGTGCCTCGCGCTCGTGATCGCGATCGTCGGCCTCGTGGAGCATCGGCGCGGCGCGACCACCGGCGACGGCGATCTGCTGGGCGGGTCGTCCGGCGGCCCCTCCGATCCCGCGGAGGGCGTGCCGACCGCGAGCGCGCGCGTCCTGGACGGACCGTCGTCCGGGACCCGGATGAGCGACCGGCAGCGGATCACCGGGGACATCACCCCGAAGTCCGTGGTGGCCAGCGGCCACGGGCACGTGCTCGCCAACAACATGCTCTACAGCCATTCCGTCACGCTCTACGACGCGGCCGATCGCAGCCTCGCCGCGACCGTCCCAGACACCGTGGACATGTCTGCACTCGGATTCCCCCAGTACCCGGGGACCAGCACGGGCGCACCGGTCGAGGCCGCCTGGACGGCCGACGGCCGTTATGCCTACGTCTCGCAGTACCAGATGACGGGCGAGGGGCACGGCGCCTCGGGCAACGACGACTGCCGCCACGGGGACGCGACCGGCGCGAGCGCACTGCTGCGCCTGGACGTGGCGACCATGAGCTGGGACCAGGCGATCGAGGTGGGGCGGGTGCCGAAGTTCGTGGCTCTCTCCCCCGACGGGTCCCTCGCCCTGGTCTCCAACTGGTGCGACCGCACCGTCTCCGTCGTCGACCTCGAGACCGCCGAGGTCACCGCGGAGATACCCGTGGACTCCGCACCGCGCGGCATCGTCGTGCTCCCGGACAACGAGACCGCCTACGTCACCGCGATGTACGCCGACGAGCTGTTCCGTCTGGACATCCCCGCCGGCACGAGCGAGCTCGTGCGCGAGACGGGACGCAAGCCCCGCCACCTGGTCCTCTCCCCCGACGCCACCCGCATGTACCTCACGGAGGCGGGCTCGGACCGGCTCCTCGAGCTCGACACCGCGAGCGGCGAGATGCTGCGCGAGGCGCCGACGGGCCGCGAGCCCCGCTCGATGGACATCTCCCCGGACGGCACCGCGCTGTACGTCGTGAACTACTACGAGGACTCCGTCTCGAAGTTCGACGTCGACAGCTTCACAGAGGTCCAGCGCGAGAGCGTGGGCCGCAACCCTGTGGGCGTCGCCTACGAGCCGACGACCGCGAGCGTCTGGGTCGCGAATTACGCGGGCAGCATCGACGTCTTCGACGACTCGGGGCAGGGGTGA